A stretch of the Synechocystis sp. PCC 7338 genome encodes the following:
- a CDS encoding Fe(3+) ABC transporter substrate-binding protein gives MVQKLSRRLFLSIGTAFTVVVGSQLLSSCGQSPDAPIVDTPGEQQEINLYSSRHYNTDNELYAKFTEETGIKVNLIEGKADELLERIKSEGANSPADVLLTVDLARLWRAEEDGIFQPVESEILQTSIPEYLRSPDGMWFGFTKRARVIMYNKAKVKPEELSTYEELADPKWKGRVIIRSSSNEYNQSLVASLIVADGEQSTLEWAKGFVSNFAREPQGNDTAQIEAVSSGEADLTLANTYYMGRLLESEDPAKKAIAENVGVFFPNQEGRGAHVNVSGVGVVKTAPNREGAVKFIEFLVSEPAQAFLAQNNYEYPVLAGVPLNKSVASFGEFKSDTTNLDKLGPALAPATKIMNEAGWK, from the coding sequence ATGGTCCAGAAATTATCCCGTCGCTTGTTTTTGTCCATTGGAACCGCGTTCACTGTTGTAGTGGGTTCCCAGTTGCTCAGTAGCTGTGGTCAATCCCCCGATGCCCCGATCGTCGATACACCAGGGGAACAGCAGGAGATCAATTTATATTCATCCCGGCACTACAACACCGATAACGAACTCTACGCCAAATTCACTGAAGAAACGGGCATTAAAGTTAACCTGATTGAAGGTAAGGCAGACGAACTGCTAGAACGGATTAAGTCCGAAGGAGCCAATAGCCCGGCGGATGTGCTGCTCACGGTGGATTTGGCCCGTTTATGGCGAGCGGAAGAAGATGGCATTTTTCAGCCGGTGGAAAGCGAAATTTTACAGACTAGCATCCCGGAATATCTCCGCTCTCCAGATGGGATGTGGTTTGGCTTCACCAAGCGGGCTCGGGTGATTATGTATAACAAAGCCAAAGTTAAACCAGAGGAGCTGTCCACCTACGAAGAGCTGGCGGATCCGAAATGGAAAGGCCGGGTGATTATCCGTTCCTCCAGCAATGAATATAATCAATCCCTGGTGGCGTCATTGATAGTGGCCGATGGGGAACAGTCCACTTTGGAATGGGCCAAGGGTTTTGTCAGTAACTTTGCCAGGGAACCCCAAGGCAATGACACGGCCCAAATCGAAGCGGTGTCCTCCGGGGAAGCGGATTTGACCTTAGCCAATACCTATTACATGGGGCGACTGCTGGAAAGCGAAGATCCGGCCAAAAAGGCGATCGCCGAAAATGTCGGTGTATTCTTTCCCAACCAAGAAGGGCGGGGCGCCCACGTCAATGTCAGCGGTGTGGGGGTAGTGAAAACGGCTCCTAACCGGGAAGGGGCGGTTAAATTCATTGAATTTTTGGTCAGTGAACCGGCCCAGGCCTTTTTAGCCCAAAATAACTACGAATATCCTGTTTTGGCTGGGGTTCCCCTGAACAAGTCCGTGGCTTCCTTTGGGGAATTTAAGTCCGACACCACCAATTTGGATAAGTTGGGCCCAGCCCTCGCTCCCGCCACCAAAATCATGAACGAAGCGGGCTGGAAGTAG
- the trmD gene encoding tRNA (guanosine(37)-N1)-methyltransferase TrmD — translation MQFDVLTLFPDFFTSPLQSGLLGKALEKAIASVNLINPRDFTTDKHRRVDDEPYGGGVGMVIKPEPIFAAVESLPILPKREVILLTPQGQPMNQALFRELTDYDQLVLICGHYEGVDERVCQLVTREVSLGDFVLTCGEIPALTLINGVTRLLPGTVGKEASLIAESFSTDLLDYPHYTRPPVFRGLAVPPVLLSGNHQAIAQWRLEQQEERTQQRRPDLWQKWQNQSPSP, via the coding sequence GTGCAGTTTGACGTTCTCACCCTATTCCCTGATTTTTTCACTTCTCCCCTGCAATCTGGTCTCCTGGGTAAGGCCCTAGAAAAAGCGATCGCCAGCGTTAATTTGATTAACCCCAGGGATTTCACCACGGATAAACATCGCCGGGTGGACGATGAACCCTACGGCGGTGGCGTGGGTATGGTGATTAAGCCAGAGCCAATTTTTGCGGCGGTGGAATCGTTACCAATACTGCCAAAACGGGAAGTAATTTTGCTCACTCCCCAGGGACAACCCATGAACCAGGCTTTATTTCGGGAGTTGACGGATTATGACCAACTGGTGCTGATCTGTGGCCACTATGAAGGGGTGGATGAACGGGTTTGCCAACTGGTGACCAGGGAAGTTTCCCTCGGAGATTTTGTCCTCACCTGTGGCGAAATTCCCGCCCTCACTTTGATCAATGGTGTCACCCGTTTACTGCCCGGCACCGTGGGCAAAGAAGCCTCCCTAATCGCCGAAAGTTTTAGCACCGACCTGTTGGACTATCCCCACTACACCAGACCACCAGTATTTCGGGGCTTGGCTGTCCCCCCAGTGTTACTTTCAGGCAACCATCAGGCGATCGCCCAGTGGAGATTAGAGCAACAGGAGGAACGTACCCAACAGAGGCGGCCAGACCTATGGCAGAAGTGGCAAAATCAGTCGCCTTCCCCATGA